DNA sequence from the Glycine soja cultivar W05 chromosome 18, ASM419377v2, whole genome shotgun sequence genome:
gGATATCACATTCATCGTACATTCTAATGATTAAAGGTTTCTAGATTTGAACTAAGATCCTTCTAAATCTTGTAAAAAGGATGAAGAAGTACTTGGTCATGAAGTACCATGTCTTAATGTTATTGAAACACTAATGTATCTTATTGTGCATACATGATCTGATATATCATTTCTCACTAATTCACtagcaaaatataatttttcgcCAATACAAAGACATTGAAGCATGTACTTCATTATTTTAGAGGTTATCTATTAGATCCTCATAATGACATAACATAAGTTTACATGAAGTAATACACAATTCCATAACAATATGTGAAATAAACCAAAATAGATACATCAGCTAATAATGCATAAATTTTAGCTCAACATGAGGAAAAATGACATCAACGATCACATCTGAAGACAATGTTACATGTATTGCTCAATTTAAAGAAGGGCATATCAAAGGAGGtaaaacaaaacatattttaccaaAAGTGTTTTTTACCTTTGGTCTCCAAAAGAATGATGATATAAATGTTCAACAAGTTTGTTTGCATGAGAATCTAGAAGACTTTTTTTACAAAgttattaccaaaaaaaaacttttgagcAACTTCATCTTAAAGATAATTGTCTGCATGAGGgggaaaaataaatacattatgcTCTTTTTTCCCTTTATCATGGTTTTGTCCAATTGAATTTTCCTAACAAGGATTTTAATGAAGCAAGTGATAATGTATTGAAAAATGatgtacttttttttccttcaacatgtttttatttcacAATATTTTGCCTAACAAGATTTTAATGAGACACGTTCTTAAATAATGAACATCCAAGGAAAGtattatgaataattttgtGGTTGTCCACATCTTTCATTATCTTTTATAATCTGTCCttatttatattgatattttataacttctaaattatcttttataccTATAAATAGACTActcttattgaagaaaaaaaagacatatAGTTCTCATTCTGTTTAAATTGTAGACAAAATTACACTTTTAATTTCTCAATGTATGTCTAATTTCGTATTTGGTCCCCCGATCATTTAATTCACGAATTGAGtcctttattttataaaaaaaaaaaatgtaatgttgGCACCCAACAACATTCACCGTTAGACCCTGATGTTGACCGTCACTCAAAAATAagcattttttattaatcatctttaatttattttaaaaatcattaaaaaaaacgaAAGACACTCGTCTCACTTCGTCTCTCTCCCTCCTCCCCCAGCCATACCTCGGCGTCACCTACTCTGCCCCTACCGCCATCCCGCAGCACCCGTCCCCCTCCCCGAAGCGCATCGCCGCCAGGTGTAGCCAACCAACTGTAAAGCCAGGGAATCCATAACCAAACAATCGGACCTCAAACACACAAATCAAATACACAATATTCACACCATTGAGTCCGAACCCAATTGTGCATTCCATCACATCTCACATTACACACATTTTTGCATCTgcatccatggcttcttcacTTGGTCGAAAAAGAACCCACGCTCCCAAAGGATCCTCCGCCCTTAACGACGACGTTTCCTGCGAGGTATGCAGCGGTGGCCACTCCCCTTCCAAGCTTATTCTCTGCGACAAATGCGACCGTGGTTACCACCTCTTCTGCCTCCGTCCAATTCTTCCCTATGTCCCCAAAGGCTCTTGGTTCTGCCCCTCTTGCTCCAATCACAAACCCAAGTGTATGTATTGCATGCATCATTTTCATTTCCATTCAGATCCCAAATTGATCAAAATAGTGTACTGAATATTCATGAGCTAGATTTTAGGGGTTTCTTTACATTCTATCAATTAACCTCCGGTGCTTTTGAAAATTGCAGCTTTCCCCCTTGTCCAGACCAAAATCATCGACTTCTTTCGAATCCAACGCTCCCCCGAGGCATTATCAAATCAAGGTAAGGCAAAaccattttcaaatttattattgttatttggaTTAAAGGTTGAAACTTGAATTTGGTGTGTGGTTTTTAGACACGCGGAGGAAGCGAAAGCAGGGTGGGGGCTTGGTGGTAACGAAGAAGAAGGGGAAGCTGGcgtctttagttttttttttttttaataatttttaaaataaattaaagatgattaattaagattagagatacttaaaaaaatacttattatgtGCCTATCAGATGTTGACACATGTCATGTCATTATGACGACGACCAacattatttttacaaaataaagatCCAAgtcctaaattaaattatgagggaccaaatacaaaattgaacctaaagtgagggactaaaaatacaattttatctAAATTGTATTAtttccttctttactttttttttcttcgtattatgttttatttaacaaaaactaaattatttaattaatattgaatTAGAGCTATGCATCTAGAGTTGTAGACCACATATGCAGCATCGGAACTAAAAGGATTGGAGTTGGAAAAGCTCGTATCTGTATCAAGCAATTGAGGACACCCTTAAAGGAGTAAAGAGCATTGAATTTAGAATAGCGGTAAAAACAAAGAGTATTATCAAGAATTTGAGAGCAGGACTTCGTCCTCACTCTTTTATCTtctcaatattatatatatatatatatatatatatatatatatatatatatatatatttagttatcactaataataatttttttataatactataattatttatttttaattattattgaattgaAGTCATTgaaagaattattattattacactttaaatttttattttcttataacatCGCCACTTATGACTAATTTAATAACATATTTCTGTATGAATTacctattttattaattaatcttcttttcataatataaaactatttatatTGCATTTCTAAACCATTTTTCTACAACTTTTATATCTTCATTTTGGTATAGTAAAATTTATACAATTCGACTCAAACTTatggatttttctttgaattttttatgcacacttttctaatattttttctcacttttttctaaaaaatttctttattatatttgtaaaaataaaattgttttcttaaattCATAGATTTTTTTGTGTAGTCTcatacaaattttgttttatataaaaaattttgttttgtgtaaaaaataatctatatacagtataattttaataattttggtcCCTCCAAATTTTGTCATCTAGCTTCACTGCTGGTTATGCTGTTTGATTATTCATATAATCCTGATTATGATGTATCTATGGTTAAATGTATTCACTCGTTGTCcctgatatttaattaaatgaaaaataaacaaattaaatgtaTTCACTCGtttctaatttttcatttaatttttatctgctgatttttattaaaaaaaagtttaaatttgtttatttatttaaaaatttaagatactattaattatttttattattattattattattattattattattattattattattattatatttgaattaaatatctaatttatttactttttaaatattttatacacatattataaacaagaaaataataataataataataataataatttggagtttaatttctttgttttacattattaataaattaaaaattattattattataacttttaaaataattattataaaaattaataaattgatgATACATGACACACAATGGATGATTTGTCATTGATTAagtaataaaatctttttacaTCGTTGGCGTATGTATAATTTCAACgctaatttgtaattaaatgttttacattattattaatactgtacataaacattaaaatttatataatttagtctaagttttaaattaaaaaattgaattttttttaatataaacaagaatatttttttttttatttttttttaatcttttgtacaCGCGGAATAATTCTATTTCTGAGAATTGGAAGTACAAAAATGTCAAACTGGTCCACAAGTGATCACTTCAACGGTTCATCGTCCACTAGATTGCAATAACGTGTACCCTTTCAACCGCACAATTCATCTACAAACCACAATTCTCAATTCTGCCACTTTGTTCATTCTACCTCATCATATCTTTCACCATTCTCTTATTTTCTAaccatatttttgttttctcaatTTCCAAGGGACATTTGGATTCTTAGTTTTCACTTTTATACCATATTTCTTGAAACCTTGTGTTAAAAATTGTGTCCTTTTGAACTTCAATAACAATTTGGACTTTTTTGTAGTTTCATTCCCACATACCCGTTGTTGGATTTGAACTGGTTTTACTTGCTCCATGGCTCTTCACATAAGCAGTGGTTGTTTTACTGTGATGTGTAATTCAAGAGTTCACAGAATAAGAGCTGTTGCTTCAGAGGGTTCTGCTACTCTTAATACAGTGGTGGAGGAGAAGGTGAAGTTGGGTGGCTCTGATTTGAAGGTGTCAGGGGTTGGAATTGGAGCTTGGTCTTGGGGTGATACCACTTACTGGAACAATTTTGAATGGAATGGTAACttaccttttctattttttcttttctttttaggggtggtatatgattttttttcttttgaaaatatcacaatttttagatttattctctatgaaaaaattattcatttttaatctttatatctAACAGAATGATATATGATATTagtccacagtaaaaacatatgtaataaataattaaggagTAAATAGTGTTAGTACTAAAAGCTTTTTCCACTTTCATCCAATTACAAATTGTCAAGTATGATAAGTTGTTTGTTGACTTTTGCTATAATGATCTTAAAAGGTCATATTTACTGTAGTTTCAAATTGGTTGACAGTGACTGTTTTTTACACTGACTTTGCATAGATATTAGActcaatttgatatttttaggataaaaagcataatttaatttttttttatcactctaTCAATGGTCAATGATGGGGGCGGAGAGTTGCACATACCATGAAAATAGCTTTCAGTGTTAAATTGTCTACTGATTTTCAAACCTATGTGATTGTTGGATTGTACAACAATTCCCATCCATTTTGGTGGGGTGGGGAAGTTGACAGCAATTGGACGATTGTGCGTATAGCAAGATATTCCTGTTGTCTGTCTATATTCTTGGTAGTCATagtagtaatttctttaatgaATCTTGGAAACTGATTTTGTTACAAAGCTTCTATTTGTCTGTGTTTCTATTGGAATTTTATTTGATCCTTGTTTTAAATGTATATTTCTACTCAAGGTGTCATTAGAGGCTATGATATATAAAAGTTGCCGAATTGAGACACCATGAAGTGTCCTCTTTTCTGTCAGATAAATATGTATGGTGTTTAGAGTTGAATGGATTGAAATAGTTTCTAAATGGACATTATGGGATTATGAATGTATTAATGTTTGCTTTGTGTATTTGTAGATAGGAATGAGAAGGCTGCTAGAGCTGCTTTCAATACCAGTATTGATGGAGGTCTAACCTTTTTTGACACTGCTGAAGTCTATGGCTCTGGGGTGAGTGTGAAGTTTAACTTGAATTCTTTGATGAGAGTAAATTCACCAAAGATGTTCCTCTTTTCAGCTTGCTTTAGGAGCCATAAATTCTGAGGTTCTTCTTGGAAGGTATGAGCTTAGATGATTTTCATATGCAGTTTGTAGTTAAGAAAGGTTCACATTGATGCTTCCATATGTTTGTTATCTGCAGATATattaaggaaagaaaagaaaaggatccAGAGGTTGAGATTGAAGTAGCAACCAAGTTTGCTGCACTGCCGTGGAGATTTGGCCGTCAAAGTGTTCTCAATGCCCTTAAAGATTCCCTTTGTCGACTAGGACTGACTTCAGTGGATCTTTATCAGCTACATTGGTCAGTACTTTATGAGCCTGTcgaatgatattattttatctgaTAACACTTTGTTGATAATGTAATTTCTTGCTTTTCAGGCCTGGAGTTTGGGGAAATGAAGGTTGCTCAGTGTAGCAAAGTTATTTCATGAACCATTCATTTAAAAAGGCTCATGGAATCAGATGTCTATTTTCTTATTCAATGTCAGATTAAGAGAACGCTTAGTtcctcaattaattaattttcagggTATATTGATGGTCTGGGAGATGCTGTTGAGAAGGGACTTGTGAAGGCCGTTGGAGTTTCAAACTATAGTGGTAATTCTTTATTACTATTATCTGTCTTGAAGTCTTCAATATTGTGCAAAACCATGTATCAGTTCTACCGAGAAAAGGGTAATTCCCTTAATGTATAACAGCTTAATGTGCTAAGATGAATGTTTGATACATTTTTTAGTAAGAACATAATTAGATTgatgattaatattattaaggTTTATCAGAGATGGGATATATAGAGAATCAAATAACTGTTGGGAGAGATCCTGACCTTTCAAACAGCCTGAGACACTCTGTATTTCCTATTTTTATGTTGTTTCTGTAGAGAGTGAGGAAGAGTTCTACTAATTATGTTCAAACCTGCCACTGTTATTGGtatacactatatatatatagcagaatttcaataagaaaatattGGTTACTAGTTCTGGTTCAGTTCTATCaccaaaaatatttaacatcttttttttttcaataattagaGAAGCGACTCCGTGAGGCTTATGAGAAGCTTAAGAAGAGAGGTATTCCATTAGCTACAAACCAAGTAAACTACAGCCTCATCTACCGGGCCCCTGAAGAAAATGGTGTAAAGGCTGCCTGTGATGAACTTGGGATAACAATAATTGCATATTCACCAATTGCTCAAGGTGAACTCCTTTTCATTATTGGATATGTTTGGTATgtctattttataatttttttaaatttttttaaatttaacatatcTGCCAAAACCAGAGGCATAACAAAATCATATATGAATTAAAATCCAACACATTAAAGTTTAGTTACTTAAAGATAGCATAAAATTTGGTTTACAGAAACTCGAGACAAGGAAACCTCTGACATGAAACATAggcactttattttttatgcttgaAATAATGAAGCACCCCTCTTTTAGGATTTTGTCTTTTCTACGCCTAACTTTTtcatgaattattattattattattattttcagaaTTCGTGGATTTTCAAACTCTAGTTTTAACAATTTGTGCTGGTGCAGAGTAAACTTGACTTACAAACACTCAAATTCGCAAGAGTTAacctatttcaaaaaaatatttggaaaaataatacCTAAGCATAATAAGCATATGCATATCTATAATAATATTCCAACTCCATACAATGAAATTTTTATAGTTCATACCAAATATCCTTATTTAAACAGGTGTTCTGATACTTACCTAATAAATTCCAACTCCATGCAATGAAATTTGCTATAAATATTTATGCAATATCCTTATCTTAAACAGGTGCTCTCACTGGAAAGTATACTCCTGATAAACCACCAAGTGGGCCAAGGGGCAGAATTTATACTCCAGAATTCCTAACAAAGGTACTGCTCTTCTGATATTTACAGATCTAATAACCTACAACCTCATTATTTACTTCTTCAAGGTGTATTTATTTTGCAGCTCCAACCTTTGCTGAACAAGATCAGTGAAATAGGGGAGAAGTATGATAAAACTCCAACACAGGTTCATGCTGCTCCTTAATTTCATTATATAAGTTGAACATTTGAATATTGGTATAGTGTTCGTTTCAGCCTGCTTTGACAGTGTAGGGAAGACACTAGAACACACTTCATATGCTACCACCAGACTTGAATATCAGAAACTTGGATTTGACTATTCTACAGTGAATAAGTgtgtaaagtaaaaataaaaaaaaaaggtgtattTGTATCCACTCTTGATTTATACTAATAGGTTTAGTTTATGAACTACTTTAATTCATATCAAGGGTGGATGTATCCTTAAT
Encoded proteins:
- the LOC114394488 gene encoding histone-lysine N-methyltransferase ATXR6-like, with the protein product MASSLGRKRTHAPKGSSALNDDVSCEVCSGGHSPSKLILCDKCDRGYHLFCLRPILPYVPKGSWFCPSCSNHKPKSFPLVQTKIIDFFRIQRSPEALSNQDTRRKRKQGGGLVVTKKKGKLASLVFFFFNNF
- the LOC114394425 gene encoding uncharacterized oxidoreductase At1g06690, chloroplastic-like, giving the protein MALHISSGCFTVMCNSRVHRIRAVASEGSATLNTVVEEKVKLGGSDLKVSGVGIGAWSWGDTTYWNNFEWNDRNEKAARAAFNTSIDGGLTFFDTAEVYGSGLALGAINSEVLLGRYIKERKEKDPEVEIEVATKFAALPWRFGRQSVLNALKDSLCRLGLTSVDLYQLHWPGVWGNEGYIDGLGDAVEKGLVKAVGVSNYSEKRLREAYEKLKKRGIPLATNQVNYSLIYRAPEENGVKAACDELGITIIAYSPIAQGALTGKYTPDKPPSGPRGRIYTPEFLTKLQPLLNKISEIGEKYDKTPTQVSLNWLVAQGNVVPIPGAKTAEQAEEFRGALGWRLTDEEVPELRSVASEIKPVIGFPVEKL